The following coding sequences are from one Leptolyngbya sp. NIES-3755 window:
- a CDS encoding hypothetical protein (conserved domain protein;~similar to AA sequence:cyanobase_aa:AM1_5533), giving the protein MSVIYFRPLCHSWVALHPEPKGIVQFIGGAFFGSFPTIAYRYLLEQIFEAGYSVIALPFRFSFRHWSLAIELLKEQDALRPELVESAKHLNYDHEVYQDKTNYYWLGHSLGCKYIALLELLSSDQWREIACQCVDVQQIEEIEQAIARSSMESVSIKGQPSLLLAPDISDTESAIPIRFLAQWLDKLKLGALPTRAQTQCLIEQSELFNLTGLISFDRDTIAGSVANAQQQPLAQNDVLWFLTQLKQRRYELLHQELSGKHLEPVGVRIGEWIADFNPLDKFAELIVDRRLEAVVIQFLDRLRQRQLKAETQIVLSSDYSGIAPSILHSEEL; this is encoded by the coding sequence ATGTCTGTAATTTACTTTAGACCGCTGTGCCATAGTTGGGTTGCGTTGCATCCTGAACCGAAAGGGATTGTTCAGTTTATTGGCGGTGCTTTTTTTGGATCATTTCCAACGATCGCTTATCGGTACTTACTCGAACAGATCTTCGAGGCAGGTTATTCTGTGATCGCACTGCCATTTCGATTTAGTTTTCGGCATTGGTCACTTGCGATCGAGCTTCTGAAAGAACAAGATGCACTTAGACCCGAATTAGTCGAATCAGCTAAGCATCTGAACTATGATCACGAAGTTTATCAAGACAAAACGAACTATTACTGGCTCGGTCATAGCTTAGGATGTAAGTACATTGCATTATTGGAACTCCTGAGTAGTGACCAATGGCGAGAGATCGCTTGTCAGTGTGTGGACGTTCAGCAAATCGAAGAGATTGAACAAGCGATTGCACGTTCTTCGATGGAATCCGTATCGATTAAGGGTCAGCCTTCACTGTTACTTGCTCCTGATATTTCGGATACTGAAAGCGCGATTCCGATTCGGTTTCTAGCTCAGTGGTTAGATAAACTCAAGCTTGGTGCTTTGCCCACTCGTGCTCAAACTCAATGCTTGATTGAACAAAGTGAGTTATTTAATCTGACTGGATTGATTTCGTTTGATCGAGATACGATCGCCGGCAGTGTAGCAAACGCTCAACAGCAACCTTTGGCTCAAAATGATGTACTGTGGTTTCTAACTCAACTGAAACAGCGTCGCTATGAGCTATTACACCAAGAACTATCGGGTAAACATTTAGAGCCTGTTGGAGTTCGGATTGGTGAATGGATTGCAGACTTTAACCCGTTGGACAAGTTTGCTGAATTGATTGTCGATCGACGTTTAGAAGCCGTTGTAATTCAGTTTCTCGATCGACTTCGGCAACGACAACTTAAAGCAGAAACACAAATTGTTTTGAGTTCAGACTATTCGGGGATCGCTCCCTCAATTCTCCATTCTGAGGAACTTTAA
- a CDS encoding unknown protein (similar to AA sequence:cyanobase_aa:alr3301), with product MEISTFELLVKRIAPRMALPPVQQPVARRVVQGYFLTVSNLESIDLRYRLEFRISLPDNPTQADAMTRLLEGNTVLIIDIAGENTVLTLTRVGTSGRYLSQEFMIPAQKTASIQLLPDVARFAAQDNPMLEIRGFVSLLLPRVFGGTPIENLLGRPQSQRPVRVLLNAEVRGTFLPNDFPTNPASTDFDQINYSLALASGRALNELSSEPPRFLVPGSPIGVEIAPGAINMTPGTSETIDLAAMLSGMITNNGNGTNLETLNRSLSELDLPIAMRRL from the coding sequence ATGGAAATCTCAACGTTTGAATTGCTTGTGAAGCGGATTGCTCCCAGGATGGCGCTTCCCCCAGTTCAACAGCCTGTTGCTCGTCGAGTCGTTCAAGGTTACTTTTTGACCGTTTCTAACTTGGAATCGATCGATCTTCGATACCGTCTAGAGTTTCGCATCAGCTTACCGGACAATCCGACTCAAGCGGATGCAATGACGCGTTTGCTTGAAGGCAATACTGTTTTAATCATTGATATCGCAGGTGAAAATACGGTTCTAACACTGACTCGTGTTGGGACAAGCGGAAGATACCTGAGCCAAGAGTTCATGATTCCTGCACAGAAAACTGCTTCGATTCAGTTATTGCCTGATGTGGCTCGGTTTGCGGCTCAAGATAATCCAATGTTGGAGATTCGTGGGTTTGTTTCGCTCTTGTTACCGCGTGTATTTGGTGGAACCCCGATCGAGAATTTACTCGGCAGACCTCAAAGCCAACGCCCGGTTCGAGTGTTGCTAAATGCTGAAGTGCGTGGAACATTCTTACCCAATGATTTTCCAACGAATCCTGCAAGTACCGATTTTGACCAAATCAATTACTCGTTAGCTCTCGCAAGTGGTCGCGCCTTGAATGAACTCTCGTCTGAGCCACCTCGGTTTCTCGTTCCAGGAAGTCCGATCGGAGTTGAAATTGCTCCAGGTGCAATCAATATGACTCCTGGAACTTCCGAAACGATTGACCTAGCAGCAATGCTGTCTGGAATGATCACCAACAATGGAAACGGTACAAATCTAGAAACATTGAATCGATCGCTGTCTGAGTTAGATTTACCGATCGCAATGCGAAGACTGTAA
- a CDS encoding nitrate transport permease (similar to AA sequence:cyanobase_aa:Ava_0874), translating to MILQLNLAAIFVAVGRATMRRTKPIVSSDRILYPALGFAGVIALWWIIALSKHELMPTPPEALMANMDYILNPFYRRGPGDLGLGWLLLASLRRVLIGFGIGAIVAIPIGFLIGMSKKAMLMLNPIIQIFKPVSPLAWLPIALAIFNLADPSAIFVIFITSLWATIINTALGVASVPKDYLDVARVLEMPYWRRILKIVLPASLPYIFTGLRISLGIAWLVIVAVEMLTGGVGIGFFVWDEWSRLNLSSVFLAVLVIGLTGLLLDLALARIEVWVTHRRRAS from the coding sequence ATGATTCTGCAACTCAATTTGGCAGCGATCTTTGTCGCTGTGGGTCGGGCTACAATGCGTCGGACAAAACCGATCGTATCAAGCGATCGCATTCTTTACCCTGCTCTTGGATTTGCTGGAGTGATTGCACTCTGGTGGATCATTGCACTCAGCAAACATGAATTAATGCCCACGCCCCCCGAAGCGTTAATGGCAAATATGGACTATATTCTGAATCCCTTTTACCGTCGAGGTCCAGGAGATTTAGGATTGGGATGGCTATTGCTCGCAAGTCTGAGACGAGTGTTAATTGGGTTTGGAATCGGTGCGATCGTAGCAATTCCGATCGGCTTTCTGATTGGAATGTCTAAGAAAGCGATGTTGATGCTGAATCCGATTATTCAGATTTTTAAGCCTGTATCGCCGTTAGCTTGGTTGCCGATCGCACTAGCTATCTTTAATCTGGCTGATCCCTCAGCAATTTTCGTGATTTTCATTACTTCTCTGTGGGCAACGATCATTAACACTGCATTAGGTGTTGCAAGTGTTCCAAAAGACTATTTGGATGTGGCACGAGTGTTAGAGATGCCCTATTGGAGACGGATACTCAAGATTGTTCTTCCTGCTAGTTTGCCGTACATCTTTACTGGGTTGCGAATTAGTTTGGGAATTGCTTGGCTTGTCATTGTTGCGGTTGAAATGCTCACAGGTGGAGTAGGAATCGGCTTCTTTGTTTGGGATGAATGGAGCCGATTAAACCTGAGTTCGGTGTTTCTTGCAGTTCTCGTGATTGGACTCACCGGATTGTTACTAGATCTTGCTCTAGCACGAATTGAAGTCTGGGTGACACATCGTCGCCGCGCATCGTAA
- a CDS encoding twin-arginine translocation pathway signal (similar to AA sequence:cyanobase_aa:LBDG_31910), with translation MTKQWTRRDFLAGMGASAIATTLPSCAINANRAPQGLSEAAMSITPVIKSSELEKPNLTIGYVPVNDCAPFAIAWEKGFFRKYGLNVRLSREASWATSRDGLIFGRLDASPVVAGAVTNARTGAEGARHAPMCAAMTIHHHGNAMTMNRDMWNAGLRPWFEYNGNLEAFGNDFRRYFEALPSERRVWAVVLSSAIYEYFVRYVAAAAGVDPLKEFRVIIIPPPQMVTNVRIGAMQAYMVAEPWNTRAISGNEGIGFTFAQGREIWNGHPDRLLGVMQSFIDENPKTYRALLKAMIESCRYCDENREEVAQIISARSYTGAKPKLTKPGIVGNYNYGGFDGKDRIVKSDATTMFFSMPKDVPQVTNEHSTFMWRSRSLWLMTQAARWGQIKEIPKDADQLAAQAWRTDIYREVAAELGIACPSEDYKVEPAEAFIDKKAFDPSDPVGYLNSFDIRVSRSTNIYLS, from the coding sequence ATGACAAAACAATGGACGCGCCGCGACTTTCTCGCAGGGATGGGCGCATCTGCGATCGCGACTACTTTACCGTCTTGTGCAATTAACGCCAATCGCGCACCTCAAGGACTCTCTGAGGCTGCAATGTCGATTACTCCGGTGATCAAATCGAGTGAACTGGAGAAGCCGAATTTAACGATCGGTTATGTTCCGGTCAATGATTGTGCGCCATTTGCGATCGCTTGGGAGAAAGGCTTTTTTCGGAAGTATGGTTTGAATGTTCGGTTAAGCCGCGAAGCGAGTTGGGCAACTTCAAGAGATGGTTTGATCTTTGGTCGCTTAGATGCTTCTCCAGTGGTCGCAGGTGCGGTTACGAATGCCCGAACGGGGGCTGAAGGAGCGCGTCATGCTCCGATGTGTGCTGCAATGACGATTCATCATCACGGCAATGCAATGACGATGAATCGCGATATGTGGAATGCGGGATTGCGTCCGTGGTTTGAGTACAACGGCAACTTAGAAGCGTTTGGAAACGATTTTCGTCGGTACTTTGAAGCGTTACCTTCAGAGCGACGTGTTTGGGCAGTGGTGCTAAGTTCTGCTATTTACGAGTACTTTGTGCGATATGTTGCTGCTGCTGCTGGAGTTGATCCGCTCAAAGAGTTTCGAGTGATCATTATTCCGCCGCCTCAGATGGTCACGAATGTAAGAATTGGTGCGATGCAAGCTTACATGGTGGCAGAACCTTGGAACACTCGTGCTATCAGTGGGAATGAAGGGATTGGATTTACCTTTGCTCAAGGTCGAGAAATTTGGAATGGACATCCCGATCGCTTACTCGGCGTGATGCAATCTTTTATCGATGAAAATCCGAAAACCTATCGTGCTCTGCTCAAAGCAATGATCGAGTCTTGTCGCTATTGTGATGAAAATCGGGAAGAAGTCGCACAGATTATTTCTGCTCGATCGTACACCGGAGCAAAACCAAAACTCACCAAACCTGGAATTGTCGGCAACTATAACTATGGTGGCTTTGATGGCAAAGATCGCATCGTGAAGTCTGACGCGACCACAATGTTCTTCTCCATGCCAAAAGATGTTCCGCAAGTTACAAACGAGCATTCTACGTTTATGTGGCGATCGCGGAGTCTTTGGTTGATGACGCAAGCTGCTCGATGGGGACAAATCAAAGAGATTCCCAAAGATGCAGACCAGTTAGCAGCACAAGCTTGGCGGACAGATATCTATCGAGAAGTGGCAGCCGAATTGGGCATTGCTTGTCCGAGTGAAGATTACAAAGTCGAACCTGCGGAGGCATTTATTGATAAGAAAGCCTTTGATCCGAGTGATCCCGTTGGATACCTCAACAGTTTCGACATTCGTGTGAGTCGATCGACAAATATTTATCTCTCTTAG